A genomic region of Candidatus Binatia bacterium contains the following coding sequences:
- a CDS encoding thioesterase family protein — translation MNFLEMMRLEAHGPDTFVAHGPDYPWGGLYGGQIVAQALRAAGETVDPGFEVHSLHAYFIRLGDSKQPIRFEVDRIRNGRSFATRSVVARQANGAILNLSASFQLSHETPKDYEQLSIPDVAGPDSVANTSWTQLFERRDVERADSLRIWMRICDDLSDADPLVQACALAYLSDDLPCESVMVRHPSFKGFESEEDMLWNASLDHAIWFHRPVRADEFQLHSFECRSLIGSHGMALGSIFDREGQLVATVSQEVLIRDRRS, via the coding sequence ATGAACTTTCTTGAAATGATGCGGCTCGAGGCGCACGGTCCGGATACCTTCGTGGCCCACGGTCCCGATTATCCCTGGGGTGGACTCTACGGCGGCCAGATCGTCGCACAGGCTCTCCGTGCCGCGGGGGAAACAGTAGACCCCGGGTTCGAGGTGCATTCGCTGCACGCTTATTTTATCCGTCTGGGGGACTCGAAGCAGCCGATTCGTTTTGAGGTTGATCGGATTCGCAACGGGCGGAGCTTTGCGACACGAAGCGTTGTGGCGCGACAGGCGAACGGTGCCATCCTCAACCTCTCGGCTTCCTTTCAGCTCAGCCATGAGACACCGAAAGATTACGAGCAGCTGTCGATCCCGGACGTCGCTGGCCCCGATTCTGTCGCCAATACTTCATGGACACAACTTTTTGAACGTCGGGATGTTGAGAGGGCTGATTCGCTGCGTATCTGGATGCGAATCTGTGATGATCTCTCCGACGCCGACCCCCTTGTCCAGGCCTGCGCTCTGGCCTACCTCTCTGACGATCTTCCCTGTGAGAGTGTGATGGTGCGGCACCCCAGTTTCAAGGGCTTTGAGTCGGAAGAGGATATGCTCTGGAACGCGAGCCTCGATCATGCGATCTGGTTTCATCGTCCCGTTCGCGCCGATGAGTTTCAGTTGCATTCGTTTGAATGCCGGAGCCTGATTGGTTCCCACGGGATGGCTCTCGGCTCAATTTTTGATCGCGAGGGGCAGTTGGTGGCGACCGTCAGTCAGGAAGTTCTGATTCGGGATCGCCGCTCCTGA
- a CDS encoding alpha/beta hydrolase, with protein MHFQHGHFHALQPKTPSPKAFPVHRVRIREELNIAYIAEGAGYPILLLHGWPETKRIWWRNIEPLVQAGYRVIVPDLRGFGDSDVSQDDRHDITEYSLDCQDLMTRVLGHDRYSIAAGDVGGVVAIDMALRFDTHVDRLCFFNSVPPFLGAAYTDQGLDEAGLRGDATGDYRQWQGHQPDALIEQLDTPARRRRWVADMYGHRLWAAPATFTESDIDFMSEPFADAAHMEASWACYQLEAGTRTAREFPRLLEKVPTRTLLLYGPEDHVIGDDFVSRCEIAFLDRVGPLVVPGAGHFLQWERADIFNDLLAMFLGDLR; from the coding sequence ATGCATTTTCAGCACGGACACTTTCACGCCCTACAACCAAAAACACCCTCGCCAAAGGCCTTCCCCGTGCACCGGGTCCGTATTCGCGAAGAATTGAATATTGCGTATATCGCCGAAGGCGCAGGCTACCCCATCTTGTTGCTGCACGGATGGCCGGAAACCAAGCGGATCTGGTGGCGGAATATCGAACCTCTTGTTCAGGCCGGCTACCGCGTCATCGTTCCGGACCTGCGGGGCTTCGGGGATTCTGACGTCTCTCAGGACGATCGCCACGATATTACGGAGTACTCGCTCGACTGCCAGGATCTCATGACGCGCGTGCTCGGCCATGACCGCTACTCGATTGCCGCGGGCGATGTTGGCGGCGTCGTCGCAATCGATATGGCCTTGCGCTTCGATACCCATGTGGACCGTCTCTGCTTTTTCAATAGCGTCCCCCCTTTTCTCGGAGCCGCCTATACCGATCAAGGTTTGGACGAAGCAGGTTTGCGAGGTGATGCCACCGGCGACTATCGCCAATGGCAGGGCCATCAGCCCGACGCACTGATCGAGCAACTCGACACTCCGGCCCGGCGACGGCGCTGGGTCGCCGATATGTATGGGCATCGCCTTTGGGCGGCCCCCGCCACCTTCACCGAATCTGACATCGATTTCATGAGCGAACCTTTTGCGGATGCGGCCCATATGGAGGCAAGTTGGGCGTGCTACCAATTGGAAGCAGGCACGCGAACCGCCAGAGAATTCCCGCGACTTCTGGAGAAGGTTCCGACGCGCACATTGCTACTTTATGGCCCCGAAGATCACGTGATTGGCGATGATTTCGTGAGCCGCTGCGAGATTGCCTTTCTCGACCGGGTCGGTCCTCTTGTCGTGCCCGGCGCGGGACACTTCCTGCAATGGGAACGTGCCGATATCTTCAATGACCTGCTGGCAATGTTTCTCGGAGACCTGCGCTAG